Proteins encoded together in one Synechococcus sp. A15-62 window:
- a CDS encoding tRNA (cytidine(34)-2'-O)-methyltransferase codes for MTEISPLRIALFEPQIPPNTGNIARTSAAFRIPLTLIEPLGFKVDDRSVRRAGLDYWPHVQLSIASNFPEFQARLRPEQRLIGCSRRGGSSLTSFTFQRGDVLLFGREDTGLPEPVRDACDSILTIPMPGAADDAGQGGVRSLNLSVACALVTYVAGQQLRLW; via the coding sequence ATGACTGAGATCTCACCCCTGCGGATCGCCCTGTTCGAGCCCCAGATTCCACCGAACACCGGCAATATCGCTCGCACCTCGGCGGCCTTCAGGATTCCGTTGACCCTGATTGAGCCCCTTGGCTTCAAGGTGGATGATCGCAGCGTGCGCCGTGCCGGCCTTGATTACTGGCCCCATGTGCAGCTCTCGATTGCTTCGAACTTCCCTGAGTTTCAAGCCAGGCTGCGTCCAGAGCAGAGGTTGATCGGCTGCAGCCGTCGCGGTGGTTCCTCGCTGACTTCGTTCACGTTCCAACGCGGCGATGTGCTGCTGTTTGGCCGGGAAGACACGGGGCTTCCGGAACCGGTACGTGATGCCTGCGACAGCATTCTCACGATCCCCATGCCTGGAGCAGCTGATGACGCTGGCCAGGGTGGCGTACGCAGCCTCAACCTTTCCGTGGCCTGCGCTCTGGTCACCTACGTGGCTGGTCAGCAGTTGCGGTTGTGGTGA
- the cobU gene encoding bifunctional adenosylcobinamide kinase/adenosylcobinamide-phosphate guanylyltransferase, with amino-acid sequence MVVGDSTFHLEPAVAGQTSRLILVSGPARSGKSRWAEHLLHHHPVVTYIATAATRPDDRDWQIRLEAHRKRRPDHWSVAESGDELVNVIDNLAPGQSVLIDALGGFVAHHLELTASEWYQLCERLIATIRSSHCTFVLVIEETGWGVVPPTRIGGLFRDRLGSLAQALDRVADGAWLVLQGRALDLHGLGHEVP; translated from the coding sequence ATGGTGGTGGGTGATTCCACGTTCCATTTGGAGCCCGCCGTTGCAGGCCAGACCAGCCGCTTGATTCTCGTGAGTGGACCGGCCCGCAGTGGAAAGAGCCGGTGGGCTGAGCATCTCTTGCATCACCACCCCGTTGTGACCTACATCGCCACGGCCGCCACCCGGCCGGATGACCGTGATTGGCAGATCCGACTGGAGGCCCACCGGAAGCGTCGACCCGACCACTGGAGTGTGGCTGAATCCGGAGACGAGCTGGTGAACGTCATCGACAACCTGGCTCCGGGGCAATCTGTCCTGATTGATGCACTCGGTGGCTTTGTTGCCCACCACCTGGAACTCACTGCATCGGAGTGGTATCAGCTCTGTGAACGACTGATCGCCACGATCAGGTCATCCCACTGCACGTTCGTTCTGGTGATCGAAGAGACAGGGTGGGGGGTTGTTCCCCCAACACGCATTGGTGGATTGTTCCGGGATCGTCTCGGAAGTTTGGCCCAAGCGCTTGATCGCGTCGCCGACGGCGCCTGGCTCGTTCTCCAAGGTCGCGCTCTGGACCTTCATGGCCTTGGCCATGAGGTGCCATGA
- the pxcA gene encoding proton extrusion protein PcxA encodes MSRRNWINLFSTSQSVELSGDLERGYDAALLIQSLELEYYGDRQIRPELKLSVPRSVQATILRRFKTALSICRSSAAKLSDQRGQLDSQELRQLQLIESIVSRYGSRRSTSSPSISRSPDALPRSLLGVFDSIRLQLDPSTEDSVVAGFRRRRDTTLISLRVLLLLVLVPLLVSQISGTYLISPAVNQFSPELPFLSYPKPQLEEKAAKKLRLYKQELEFDAFLKGVEPLDDAELRNKLTEKATELKHDADEESLKAIKNVFADLAGLIAFAVVCLMSRDELRVLRGFVDEAVYGLSDSAKAFAIILFTDIFVGYHSPEGWSVLLDGVADHFGLPSSQSFVNLFIATFPVVLATIFKYWIFRYLNRVSPSSVATLKGMNGGG; translated from the coding sequence ATGAGCCGCCGTAACTGGATCAACCTGTTCAGCACCAGTCAATCCGTTGAACTGTCTGGTGATCTTGAGCGTGGTTACGACGCGGCTCTGCTGATTCAAAGCCTTGAACTCGAGTATTACGGCGACCGACAGATCCGTCCGGAGCTCAAACTCTCGGTTCCTCGCTCGGTGCAGGCAACGATTCTGCGCCGCTTCAAAACCGCTCTGTCGATCTGCCGCAGTTCAGCAGCCAAACTCTCAGATCAGAGAGGTCAGCTGGATTCTCAGGAGCTGCGTCAACTCCAACTGATTGAATCCATCGTCAGCCGCTATGGATCCAGACGATCCACCAGTTCGCCTTCGATCAGCCGTTCACCGGATGCCTTGCCCCGCTCACTCCTGGGTGTCTTTGACAGCATTCGACTTCAGCTTGACCCCTCCACCGAAGACAGCGTCGTCGCCGGTTTTCGACGCCGGCGTGACACAACGCTGATCTCACTGAGGGTGTTGTTGCTTCTGGTACTGGTCCCTTTGTTGGTGTCGCAAATTTCGGGGACTTATCTGATTTCCCCTGCGGTGAATCAGTTCTCACCCGAATTGCCTTTCTTGAGTTACCCCAAGCCGCAACTGGAAGAAAAAGCAGCAAAGAAGCTTCGTTTATACAAACAGGAGCTTGAGTTCGATGCCTTTCTCAAGGGTGTGGAGCCCCTCGATGATGCAGAACTGCGCAACAAACTCACGGAAAAAGCGACCGAGCTCAAGCACGATGCCGATGAGGAAAGTCTCAAAGCAATCAAAAACGTCTTTGCCGATTTGGCCGGCCTGATCGCCTTTGCTGTGGTCTGTTTGATGAGCCGTGATGAACTAAGGGTTCTTCGAGGATTTGTGGATGAGGCTGTCTATGGGCTGAGTGATTCCGCCAAGGCCTTCGCCATCATCTTGTTCACAGACATCTTTGTGGGTTACCACAGCCCCGAAGGTTGGTCGGTGCTGCTGGATGGGGTTGCTGACCATTTCGGCCTTCCCTCCAGCCAGAGCTTCGTCAATCTCTTCATCGCAACATTCCCCGTGGTGTTGGCGACGATTTTCAAGTACTGGATTTTCAGATATCTCAACCGTGTGTCTCCATCGTCCGTCGCAACGCTGAAGGGGATGAATGGTGGTGGGTGA
- the psb32 gene encoding photosystem II repair protein Psb32 yields MSRSVRRLLASLFSFGICLLLWAPASLAISPAALGGSLPDALVIDDADVLSRASRGELEAKLRSFEDQRVDARLITLRRLDYGISLNSFGEDLLETWSSPSGNPLLLMLIETSNKRSAVVANQELEAQLPSSLLKSTARTTMTVPLREGDRYRQASVDGLTRLSTVLSGGEDPGPPKEIERVTLPTNIPTKAETAESDATKWVIILLVLGTIIPMATWWVFSR; encoded by the coding sequence ATGTCCCGTTCCGTCCGACGCCTGTTGGCCAGCCTGTTCAGTTTCGGGATCTGCCTTCTTCTCTGGGCCCCTGCCAGCCTGGCGATCTCCCCTGCTGCTCTGGGTGGAAGCCTGCCGGATGCACTGGTGATCGACGATGCAGACGTGCTCAGCCGCGCCAGCCGTGGTGAATTGGAAGCGAAATTGCGCAGTTTTGAGGATCAACGGGTGGATGCCCGATTGATCACGCTGCGGCGTTTGGATTACGGCATCAGCTTGAACAGCTTCGGCGAGGATCTCCTCGAGACCTGGAGCTCCCCCAGCGGTAATCCTTTGTTGTTGATGCTGATCGAGACCTCCAACAAGCGATCCGCTGTGGTTGCCAATCAGGAGCTCGAAGCACAGCTGCCGTCCAGCCTGCTCAAAAGCACAGCTCGCACAACGATGACTGTGCCTCTTCGGGAGGGAGATCGTTACCGCCAGGCCTCTGTTGATGGGCTGACCCGCCTTTCAACCGTCCTTTCGGGTGGGGAAGATCCCGGCCCTCCGAAGGAGATCGAACGGGTCACTCTTCCCACAAACATCCCCACCAAGGCTGAAACGGCTGAAAGCGATGCCACCAAGTGGGTGATCATTCTGCTGGTGCTTGGCACCATCATTCCGATGGCCACCTGGTGGGTGTTCTCCCGCTGA
- a CDS encoding tellurite resistance TerB family protein, giving the protein MTTPEAFAAIALAAVACDGKLGRDEAHALRCQLEYRSLYNDSSEAAMGELFDRLLQLLREQGVQGLISSALPQLNQNQQQSALAVAAHLVHADRKITAEETDLLDQLTRQMTMPDNDARMVVEAIAALNRDMLDS; this is encoded by the coding sequence ATGACGACCCCCGAGGCTTTTGCCGCCATTGCCCTTGCTGCCGTTGCTTGTGACGGAAAGCTGGGGCGGGATGAAGCCCATGCCCTGCGCTGTCAGCTGGAGTACCGATCGCTTTACAACGACAGCTCTGAAGCAGCGATGGGTGAATTATTCGATCGTTTGCTGCAACTGTTGCGGGAGCAGGGTGTTCAAGGCTTGATCAGCTCCGCCTTGCCGCAACTCAATCAAAACCAGCAGCAGTCGGCCCTGGCGGTGGCAGCACATCTTGTGCATGCCGACCGCAAGATCACAGCGGAGGAAACCGACCTACTGGACCAGCTCACCCGTCAGATGACGATGCCCGACAACGATGCCCGCATGGTTGTCGAGGCAATTGCTGCGTTAAACCGCGACATGCTGGACAGCTGA
- a CDS encoding cofactor assembly of complex C subunit B — translation MPGPARAVLICALLLLGLTVTNAGVAETVTPELQRAEVVAGMASVGLMLVAVLWTRANPRSAEKVPLKGDQGLVMTDQFNAVQKQELAWGSHMLLTATPAASVLVLWRDQIVLRRGLISQELFEPGAITKRAMEREQTISLVNTTLFPGRAEFDAILPSLPAVVVCPMGNEGAVIVGGWSPRCFTRSDERWLEGWTQRLRTTLADDALSPVPPDSI, via the coding sequence ATGCCAGGTCCCGCCCGTGCCGTTCTGATCTGCGCGCTCCTGCTGCTGGGTCTAACCGTGACCAATGCGGGCGTGGCGGAGACCGTAACTCCCGAGCTGCAAAGGGCAGAGGTTGTGGCAGGGATGGCATCAGTCGGGCTCATGCTTGTCGCGGTGCTCTGGACACGAGCCAATCCCAGATCAGCGGAGAAGGTTCCGTTGAAGGGAGACCAGGGACTCGTGATGACGGATCAGTTCAACGCGGTTCAGAAACAGGAGCTAGCCTGGGGCAGCCACATGCTGCTGACAGCGACGCCAGCGGCTTCCGTGCTGGTGCTCTGGCGGGATCAGATTGTGCTGCGTCGCGGCTTGATCAGTCAGGAACTGTTCGAGCCAGGGGCGATCACCAAGCGGGCCATGGAGCGTGAGCAAACCATCTCCCTTGTGAACACCACACTCTTTCCGGGACGGGCGGAATTCGACGCGATCTTGCCGTCACTTCCTGCCGTTGTTGTATGCCCCATGGGAAACGAGGGGGCCGTGATCGTGGGGGGCTGGTCGCCCCGATGTTTCACCCGCTCAGATGAACGATGGCTGGAGGGCTGGACCCAGCGCCTTAGAACGACACTCGCGGACGACGCGCTTTCTCCTGTGCCGCCGGACTCAATTTGA
- the lptC gene encoding LPS export ABC transporter periplasmic protein LptC, with protein MNRSEQSMLGRLSRCGLTAALVASALMAACSPRRPMAVAPTPSFVFRSLDLSQRADNGDRDWDLTSPEARYDLSSRTIRARRPEGLLYQNDQPRYKITADLATVLRDGELVVLEGSVQLRQLNQRGLTIEGDNLIWTPSQSRMVINQRPKANDGQTQIRSRELTFQQDSELLVFSGPTQLNRVDQTSAASTVVRGGSGSWNLKSGLMQAPGPVEASRTDGRTLSASGLSGNTREGYLDLQQPVTLELEGDRGRITAGRTRWLFSEKQLQSDQPVEADLKNSKVQGTGFKLDERTGTVIISSGCRMQQKTETLAARRCAWNWRRERVVADGDVVLRRTNPEQITRASRMEAKISEDGEIRFGQSGARVESTIKLSPAAQEKARRPRVSF; from the coding sequence ATGAACCGCTCTGAACAAAGCATGCTGGGTCGCTTGTCGCGTTGTGGTCTGACAGCAGCCCTTGTGGCGAGTGCATTGATGGCTGCTTGCAGTCCCCGCAGACCGATGGCAGTTGCACCGACGCCGTCCTTCGTGTTCCGATCGCTGGATCTGAGTCAGCGTGCCGACAACGGAGATCGCGACTGGGATCTAACCAGCCCCGAGGCGCGTTACGACCTCAGCAGTCGAACCATCCGTGCGCGACGTCCCGAAGGCCTCCTTTATCAAAACGATCAACCCAGATACAAAATTACGGCCGATCTCGCCACGGTGTTGCGGGATGGTGAGCTCGTTGTGCTGGAAGGGTCGGTTCAGCTGCGGCAGTTAAACCAACGGGGGCTGACGATCGAGGGAGACAACCTTATTTGGACGCCATCGCAATCGCGGATGGTGATCAATCAACGGCCCAAGGCCAATGATGGCCAGACGCAAATTCGCTCTCGCGAGCTGACGTTTCAACAGGACAGCGAGTTGCTTGTATTCAGCGGCCCAACCCAGCTGAACCGTGTTGATCAAACAAGTGCTGCTTCCACTGTGGTGCGGGGTGGCAGCGGGAGCTGGAATCTAAAGAGCGGTTTGATGCAGGCGCCTGGGCCGGTGGAGGCCTCCCGCACTGATGGCCGCACACTCAGCGCTTCTGGGCTAAGTGGCAACACCCGCGAGGGGTACCTCGACTTACAACAACCGGTCACGCTTGAGCTCGAAGGAGACCGCGGCCGTATCACTGCCGGTCGGACGCGCTGGTTGTTTTCAGAGAAGCAACTGCAATCCGATCAACCCGTTGAGGCCGATCTGAAAAACAGCAAAGTGCAGGGCACAGGGTTCAAGCTTGATGAGCGCACTGGCACTGTGATTATTTCCAGTGGCTGCCGAATGCAGCAGAAGACGGAAACTCTGGCAGCCCGGCGCTGTGCCTGGAACTGGCGCCGTGAACGGGTTGTGGCCGATGGGGATGTGGTTCTTCGGCGGACGAACCCCGAGCAGATCACACGGGCTTCACGCATGGAAGCCAAGATCTCTGAGGACGGTGAGATTCGCTTCGGCCAATCCGGAGCACGGGTTGAATCCACGATCAAATTGAGTCCGGCGGCACAGGAGAAAGCGCGTCGTCCGCGAGTGTCGTTCTAA
- a CDS encoding methionine--tRNA ligase, whose translation MPYTLTTPLYYVNDRPHLGSTYTTLACDALARFERLLGEKVTFVTGVDEHGQKIQRTAERQQLSPQDHCDRVSSRYRDLWNQWGISEDRFVRTTNPRHLELVGEFYERVKASGDIVVGKQTGWYCVDCEEYKDDPAEAESPSCPIHRKPLEWRDEENLFFRLSRYQSAIEELVALDDFISPASRRQEVRNFVAQGLRDFSISRVNVSWGLPVPDHPGHTFYVWFDALLGYLTALLDDGEAVSLDRLASCGWPASVHVIGKDILRFHAVFWPAMCMSAGLPVPQKVFGHGFLTREGQKMGKSLGNVLDPELLLERCGTDAVRWYLLRDIQFGDDGDFQQQRFVDLVNNDLANTIGNLLNRTSSMARKWFDDGVPPAGAASGADHPLALKAAETVSMVMEAMHQLAFKTAAESILQLAIAANGHLNDTAPWSRMKEPGQEAGVAEDLFAVLETTRIVGLLLAPLLPDLSERILSQLGENLDPNNWSNQLNWGRLCSGSALPKPTPVMQRLELDEPL comes from the coding sequence ATGCCCTACACCCTTACGACTCCGCTCTATTACGTCAACGACCGTCCCCACCTGGGCAGCACCTACACCACCTTGGCCTGTGACGCCCTGGCTCGTTTCGAGCGGCTCCTGGGGGAGAAGGTGACCTTCGTGACCGGCGTTGATGAGCATGGCCAGAAGATTCAACGCACCGCAGAACGTCAGCAGCTGAGCCCCCAAGACCACTGCGATCGCGTCAGCAGCCGCTACCGCGATCTGTGGAATCAGTGGGGAATTTCCGAAGATCGCTTCGTGCGCACCACCAACCCGCGTCACCTGGAGTTGGTGGGGGAGTTCTATGAACGGGTCAAGGCATCCGGCGACATCGTTGTCGGCAAACAAACGGGCTGGTACTGCGTCGATTGCGAGGAATACAAGGACGATCCGGCCGAGGCGGAGTCGCCCTCCTGTCCGATCCACCGCAAGCCGTTGGAATGGCGCGATGAGGAGAACCTCTTCTTCCGTCTCTCCCGCTATCAATCCGCCATTGAAGAGTTGGTGGCTCTTGACGACTTCATCTCCCCTGCCAGCAGACGCCAGGAAGTGCGCAATTTCGTCGCCCAAGGCCTGCGCGACTTCTCCATTTCACGGGTGAATGTGTCCTGGGGACTTCCTGTTCCCGACCATCCCGGGCACACCTTCTACGTCTGGTTTGATGCCCTGCTGGGCTATCTCACAGCACTTCTGGATGACGGTGAAGCGGTATCGCTGGATCGGCTTGCCTCCTGTGGCTGGCCTGCCTCCGTGCATGTGATCGGCAAGGACATTCTTCGCTTCCATGCCGTGTTCTGGCCGGCCATGTGCATGTCTGCAGGACTACCGGTGCCGCAAAAGGTGTTCGGCCATGGCTTCCTGACCCGGGAGGGGCAGAAAATGGGTAAGTCCCTGGGCAATGTGCTCGATCCGGAGCTGTTGCTGGAGCGATGCGGCACCGATGCCGTTCGTTGGTATCTCCTGCGCGACATCCAATTCGGAGACGACGGAGATTTCCAGCAACAACGCTTTGTGGATCTGGTCAACAACGACCTGGCCAACACCATCGGCAACCTGCTGAACCGCACCTCGTCCATGGCCCGCAAGTGGTTCGATGACGGCGTTCCCCCCGCAGGAGCAGCCTCAGGGGCTGACCATCCGCTGGCCCTCAAGGCTGCGGAAACTGTCAGCATGGTGATGGAGGCGATGCATCAGCTCGCGTTCAAGACCGCGGCCGAATCGATTCTTCAGCTAGCCATTGCGGCGAACGGTCATCTCAATGACACGGCTCCCTGGAGTCGCATGAAGGAACCCGGCCAAGAGGCAGGCGTGGCCGAGGATTTGTTCGCTGTGCTGGAAACCACCCGCATCGTTGGGCTCCTGCTTGCCCCGCTGCTTCCCGATCTCAGCGAGCGGATCCTGTCCCAACTCGGGGAGAATTTGGATCCAAACAACTGGTCGAATCAGCTGAATTGGGGCAGGCTGTGCAGCGGTTCTGCCCTGCCCAAGCCAACTCCGGTAATGCAGCGGTTGGAACTGGATGAACCGCTCTGA
- a CDS encoding FAD-dependent oxidoreductase translates to MTHRDVVVWGGGCGGVAAALQSARSGAETALFTPGRWLGGMVSSAGVCAPDGHELTCWQTGIWGAFLRQLELEEPSGLDHNWVSCFGYRPQTAERILQRWVAAEPRLEWRPHCRLEQVHGQQGRLHSLEILSVKGVETFSADVFVDGSDLGDLLALSSVPCRWGWEAKEMWDEPSAPDQSRLESDAFFEQQPIQSPTWVVMGQLRGELAPQRAAGIPRFPFDRSTDSFGLEKTITYGRLPSGLVMLNWPLEGNDWHNGLDRCLSADGQVRAELDQEMQRHSKDFLAALEECSDGWITAGNAFPGEDPSLALMPYWREGRRLMGRSTVTERDLLPMSRGALRGPLPIDAQGRCTSIAVGTYANDHHYPGEDWPLAPKSVRWGGRWSGTPFCIPFDALISDSIPNLVMADKGFSVSHMANGATRLQPLILNLGQVAGLAAAMAVRQSCDLGDLEVESIQSALIHEPKAPAAVLPIWDWPHWHPHWVTAQEQGLAQPEHLDAMGCLSGSEASMLMPPGMNQAPHQSHEVGLSGVLTGNLQEGYQLQTSEGIWPLITLEPAIHHWLSEQDHSGQTLNLRGIKNPWGPWVRVTGVLDQAN, encoded by the coding sequence ATGACGCATCGCGACGTGGTGGTTTGGGGTGGTGGTTGCGGGGGCGTCGCTGCTGCACTGCAGAGCGCGAGATCAGGAGCAGAAACGGCACTGTTCACCCCTGGGCGCTGGCTCGGGGGCATGGTGAGTTCGGCAGGAGTTTGCGCGCCGGATGGCCATGAACTGACCTGTTGGCAAACCGGGATCTGGGGCGCCTTTCTGCGGCAGCTGGAGCTTGAGGAGCCGAGCGGGCTTGACCACAACTGGGTGAGTTGTTTCGGATACAGGCCGCAAACGGCCGAACGGATCCTGCAACGCTGGGTGGCAGCCGAGCCCAGGCTGGAGTGGCGTCCCCACTGCCGCTTGGAGCAGGTTCACGGCCAGCAGGGACGCCTCCACTCCCTGGAGATCCTCAGCGTGAAAGGCGTTGAAACTTTCTCAGCCGATGTGTTTGTGGATGGCAGCGACCTGGGAGATCTGCTTGCCCTGTCGTCGGTTCCCTGCCGCTGGGGTTGGGAAGCCAAGGAGATGTGGGATGAACCCAGCGCCCCCGATCAGTCCCGGCTCGAGAGCGACGCATTCTTTGAACAGCAACCGATTCAGTCACCCACCTGGGTGGTGATGGGTCAGTTGCGTGGGGAACTCGCTCCGCAGCGTGCCGCTGGGATCCCGCGGTTTCCATTTGATCGGAGCACCGACAGCTTCGGCCTCGAGAAAACCATCACCTATGGCCGTCTGCCCAGCGGCCTGGTCATGCTGAATTGGCCCCTGGAGGGCAACGACTGGCACAACGGCCTCGATCGATGCCTCAGCGCTGATGGTCAGGTTCGTGCGGAGCTGGACCAGGAGATGCAGCGGCACAGCAAGGATTTCCTGGCGGCGCTGGAGGAATGCAGCGACGGTTGGATCACTGCCGGCAACGCCTTTCCGGGTGAAGACCCCAGCCTGGCGTTGATGCCTTACTGGCGGGAAGGTCGGAGGCTGATGGGTCGATCAACGGTCACGGAACGTGACCTCCTGCCGATGTCCAGAGGAGCCCTGCGGGGACCGCTCCCGATCGATGCCCAGGGACGCTGCACCAGCATCGCTGTGGGCACTTATGCCAATGACCATCACTACCCGGGTGAGGACTGGCCCCTCGCACCGAAAAGTGTGCGTTGGGGTGGACGTTGGAGCGGTACGCCCTTCTGCATCCCCTTCGATGCCTTGATCTCAGACTCGATCCCCAACCTTGTGATGGCGGATAAAGGCTTCAGCGTCAGCCACATGGCCAATGGAGCCACGCGGTTGCAGCCTTTGATCCTCAATCTGGGCCAGGTGGCGGGTCTGGCGGCGGCCATGGCCGTTCGCCAGAGCTGTGACCTTGGCGATCTTGAAGTTGAGTCGATCCAGTCAGCCCTGATCCACGAGCCCAAGGCCCCTGCAGCAGTTCTCCCGATCTGGGACTGGCCGCACTGGCATCCGCACTGGGTCACGGCACAGGAGCAGGGCTTGGCTCAGCCTGAACACCTGGACGCCATGGGCTGCCTTTCAGGTTCTGAGGCCAGCATGCTGATGCCTCCTGGCATGAACCAGGCGCCACACCAGTCCCATGAGGTCGGTCTCAGTGGCGTGCTCACAGGCAACCTCCAGGAGGGCTACCAGCTGCAGACCTCTGAAGGGATCTGGCCTCTGATCACCCTGGAACCGGCGATCCATCACTGGCTATCCGAACAGGATCACTCGGGCCAAACCCTGAACCTCCGCGGCATCAAAAACCCCTGGGGGCCTTGGGTCCGGGTCACCGGGGTTCTGGATCAAGCCAACTGA
- a CDS encoding ribonuclease catalytic domain-containing protein yields MNNSIQPGDTVAVVLKGSPLFGRLLSIKGSKAVLSFGGQRRDQGLPLRDLIAIDPEHRFENSALPAPEQVQDSAPSARAVVEAWQLLETDQPGGLARLSLWEFGELVLTPFNLAGLAALWAWLHGNQQLFRWRRDRLIQPLPREERDSLRRQRRAERQAQQHQQRQLALLRAERALSDDERLELDPVWDERFSHWIQLLKDNPAAVGSDLDLQQWSAALSIGSDAADLRQWLIVRELLDPNEPIGLRGSVWSRRFPSDLVEEANRLVALSEEELPGDEQRIDLTHLATYSLDDAGTREIDDALSLESRDGVNWIWIHIADPSRLIDIDSPLDQEARRRATSLYLAEGVMPMLPLELAAGPLSLRAGQRCAALSVAVHLDADGAVVEQRIARSWIRPRYGLTYGDGDELIELAPPGDEALSDLSGLLMQRMRWRRSKRAVMFDRPEGRFRRSDGSLTLQVIDPSPSRLMVSEAMLLMGAVVASFGQEHNLPLPFRSQPAAELPSSDELDRIPEGPARDAAIKRCLSRGVQGTRAMPHFSLGLEAYVQATSPIRRYADLIAHRQIIAQLSALEPMDEERLGEVIDDLDDPLRQSIQISREDQRHWQQVWFAEHHNTVWTAVFLRWLRPQDRLALVHVSDLAMDLVGCVSADDPSPGDVLELKVGRADPVRGELQLQLA; encoded by the coding sequence TTGAACAACTCAATCCAACCCGGAGACACCGTCGCGGTTGTTCTCAAGGGTTCTCCTCTATTCGGCCGTCTTCTGTCCATCAAGGGCAGTAAGGCGGTTCTTTCTTTTGGTGGTCAACGTCGTGACCAGGGCCTGCCCCTGCGCGACCTGATTGCCATTGATCCCGAGCATCGCTTCGAGAACAGTGCTTTACCGGCTCCTGAGCAGGTGCAGGACAGCGCTCCATCAGCACGGGCCGTCGTGGAGGCTTGGCAGCTGTTGGAAACGGATCAACCGGGGGGATTGGCTCGATTAAGTCTCTGGGAGTTTGGCGAGTTGGTGTTAACCCCGTTCAACCTCGCTGGGCTGGCAGCGTTGTGGGCCTGGCTTCATGGGAACCAACAGCTGTTCCGCTGGCGTCGCGACCGTCTGATCCAACCGCTCCCCCGCGAGGAAAGGGACAGCCTGCGGCGCCAACGCCGAGCTGAGCGGCAGGCGCAACAGCATCAACAACGACAGCTCGCGTTACTTCGAGCTGAGCGAGCCCTCAGCGACGATGAACGCCTGGAACTGGACCCGGTTTGGGATGAGCGCTTCAGCCACTGGATTCAGTTGCTGAAAGACAATCCCGCTGCGGTGGGTTCCGATCTTGATCTCCAGCAGTGGTCGGCAGCGTTGTCGATTGGATCGGATGCCGCCGATTTGCGGCAGTGGTTGATCGTGCGTGAGTTGCTCGATCCCAACGAGCCCATTGGCCTGAGAGGCAGCGTCTGGTCGCGCCGTTTTCCCTCTGATCTGGTGGAGGAAGCGAATCGCCTTGTTGCTCTTTCGGAAGAAGAACTGCCTGGGGATGAGCAACGCATCGACCTCACCCACCTGGCCACCTACAGCCTGGACGATGCAGGCACCCGCGAAATTGATGATGCGCTCTCGCTGGAGAGTCGTGATGGCGTCAATTGGATCTGGATCCACATCGCTGATCCCAGCCGTCTGATCGACATTGACTCCCCCCTGGATCAGGAAGCCAGACGTCGGGCCACAAGCTTGTATCTGGCGGAGGGTGTGATGCCCATGCTCCCTCTGGAACTGGCTGCCGGTCCCCTCAGCCTTCGAGCTGGGCAGCGCTGTGCAGCCCTGAGTGTGGCTGTTCACCTCGATGCCGATGGTGCTGTGGTGGAGCAACGGATTGCTCGCAGCTGGATACGACCCCGCTATGGCCTCACGTACGGCGATGGCGACGAGCTGATCGAGTTGGCACCTCCAGGAGATGAGGCCCTTTCGGATCTTTCGGGACTGTTGATGCAGCGCATGCGCTGGCGACGCTCCAAACGAGCCGTGATGTTTGACCGGCCTGAAGGGCGCTTCCGCCGCAGCGATGGGTCCTTGACGCTGCAGGTGATTGACCCGTCACCGTCGCGCCTAATGGTGAGTGAAGCGATGCTGCTGATGGGTGCTGTTGTGGCCAGCTTTGGGCAAGAGCACAACCTGCCTCTGCCGTTCCGCAGTCAGCCTGCGGCGGAGCTGCCCTCAAGCGATGAACTCGATCGAATCCCCGAGGGACCAGCCCGTGATGCGGCGATCAAGCGCTGCTTGAGCCGTGGCGTGCAGGGTACGCGGGCCATGCCCCATTTCAGTCTCGGCCTTGAGGCCTATGTGCAGGCGACGTCACCGATTCGACGCTACGCCGATCTCATCGCCCACCGGCAGATCATTGCCCAGCTGTCGGCGCTTGAACCGATGGATGAAGAGCGTCTTGGGGAAGTGATTGACGATCTTGATGATCCATTGCGCCAATCCATTCAGATCAGCCGGGAGGATCAGCGTCACTGGCAGCAGGTGTGGTTCGCCGAGCATCACAACACCGTCTGGACGGCCGTGTTCCTGCGCTGGTTGCGCCCGCAGGATCGCTTGGCCCTGGTTCATGTGAGCGATCTGGCCATGGATTTGGTGGGTTGTGTTTCTGCAGACGACCCTTCCCCTGGCGACGTTCTTGAACTCAAGGTGGGTCGTGCTGACCCGGTACGCGGTGAGCTTCAGCTTCAGTTGGCTTGA